One part of the Heptranchias perlo isolate sHepPer1 chromosome 10, sHepPer1.hap1, whole genome shotgun sequence genome encodes these proteins:
- the LOC137326511 gene encoding SERTA domain-containing protein 2-like, with amino-acid sequence MLAKGLKRKLSDYEESMAGVPGAFDSNPGLPYTLQRQLVLNMCLIKLQGCRMLVEPNLHRSVLIANTVRQIQDEMRQESSHQGPNICNGTNPIPDTYTASQAGIELTGTPSSVLNNSLDLNGSSDFSESQIENSLVVVSDDDMSSAISSILKDLDFMEDISPSPCSASAGEDDINTDMSFEHRQQETRPAETVFGSFEITNSTSYLSDLAFDDIFEDIDTSMYDSDLCLLPLTSARSPPAIADDVPKAFQLCNSTSVNAIQICRVDLSDLDHIMEILVGS; translated from the coding sequence ATGTTGGCTAAAGGACTGAAGCGCAAGCTTAGCGATTACGAAGAAAGCATGGCTGGCGTACCTGGTGCCTTTGATTCTAATCCAGGGCTACCCTACACTTTGCAGAGACAGTTAGTACTCAATATGTGCCTCATCAAATTGCAGGGTTGTAGAATGCTGGTGGAACCAAACTTGCATCGTTCCGTTCTCATAGCCAATACTGTACGGCAGATCCAGGATGAAATGAGGCAAGAGAGCAGTCACCAAGGACCTAACATATGCAATGGAACGAATCCAATTCCAGACACATACACAGCATCTCAAGCAGGTATTGAATTAACTGGAACTCCTTCATCTGTTCTAAATAACTCTTTAGATTTGAATGGTTCTTCAGATTTTTCAGAGAGTCAGATTGAGAATTCTTTAGTGGTGGTTTCAGATGATGACATGTCTTCTGCCATTTCATCAATCCTCAAAGACTTGGATTTCATGGAGGACATCAGTCCATCTCCTTGTTCAGCATCTGCAGGCGAGGATGACATAAATACAGATATGTCTTTTGAACACAGACAACAAGAAACTAGGCCTGCTGAAACTGTGTTTGGCTCTTTTGAAATCACAAATTCAACGAGTTACTTATCAGACCTTGCTTTTGATGACATATTTGAAGACATTGACACATCCATGTATGACTCAGATCTTTGCTTGCTTCCGTTGACATCTGCTAGATCGCCACCAGCTATTGCAGATGATGTTCCAAAAGCCTTTCAGTTATGCAACTCTACATCAGTGAATGCCATTCAGATCTGCAGAGTAGATTTGAGTGACTTGGACCACATCATGGAGATTCTTGTAGGATCCTAA